ATATTCGCGCGCCGTCACCGTGGCGATCGCCTCGCCGAAGGTGGAAGCGCTCTGCAAGCGGCGATAGACGGAGTAGGAGGCCGGTTCTTCATTGTCCGGCTCGGTCCAGCTCAGTTGCACGCGCCCGCTTTCCGCCTGGCCGCTCAACGCCGGAGCATTCGGCGGCAGGTCATCGGTGGAGGTGCCGCAGGCTTCGTTGGAGTTGGCGAAGACCAGGGGGTTGGCGGTATGCGCGGAAACCACAAAGCAGGTTTGCGCACCGTCAGCCAGCGTCGGCGCAACATAGTTGTAGTCCGGATCGGAATGCGCCAGGACGGTTCCGATGAAATCCCACGAAGTGGCCGAGGCAACATCATAGAAACGGGTGCCCGCCTGCAGTGCCGTCACGTCGAGGCTGATCATGCTGAGGCGATCGGCAACTTGGACCACGTTGCCGGCGGGTTTTTCACCGGCGCCGCTGCCGAGCTTGCGCCACACGCCGTAGTGCGTAATCGGCACACCGGCGATGCCGCCGTCATTGGGCGAGCGGGTCCAGGTCAAGCGCACTTGCTTGCCTTGATCGTTGGGGATGTCGGTCACGCTGGAAAGCGTTGCCGCCTGGATGCCCTTGCCGCTGACCGCGATATTCCACAACGTCCAGTCGGCATCATTGATGCCTTGATAGCGGAAACGAATCCAGACGTTGGAGTAACCGGCTGCCCAGCGGGTGATGTCCAGCACCGCCGGTCTGAGGTTGGCCGTGAAGAAAGCCGGGCCGCCAAAGTTTTGACCGGTTTGCGGATCCACACCGCGCACGCGCTCGGTGCCAGGCACGTCATTCCAAGAAGCGCCGCCGTTGTTGCTGACGCTCACCGAGAAGCGGGTGTAGCCGAAGCCGCCGACGCCGATGGACTTGTAGGTCAGCCAGGCGGTGGAGGTAATCGCGCTGAAATCGAGGTTGGGGATGATCAAATCTTCATCCTGGGGCCGGCCGAGCGAATCGAACTGCACATAGGCGCCTTTGTAAGCCGCGCCGCCCAGGTTGACTGCCGGCACCAACGCGGAGGCCGTGGTTTGCCAAGTCACCACGCCGGGATCAGAACGGGTGGAATTGACTTGGAAGCCGCGGGACAGCAATTGCGAGGGCGTCGGGCTGGCGGGCGCGTTCCACAACGCCGAGGAGAACAGGACGCGTCCGTCATGCACCACAAACGGCGAATAGCGCGCATCGCCAAAGCCGTCGGGATCGTCGGTGGCTACCGCGGTGGTGTCATTCGAGCGATCTTCGTCATTGGCCAGGCGGGTGAAGGCGCGGATGCGATAGACGCCGGGAGCGTTGGGCGTCCAGGTATTCACCGAGGCGATACCAGCGGTGGCACCCGGGGCAAGGGCGTCAGTCCGGCGGCCCACCACGGAGCCAACTTGCTGGCCGGCCGCATTCAGAATGGTGCCCTGCCATTGCAGGTTGCTTTGCGGATTCGAGCCGGAATTGGTGACGTTCAAGGTGAAGGCAACGGCATCGCCGATCTTGATTGGGAAGGGAATATCGACATTGAGGGCGGCAACGTCATCTTGGATGGTCTGCCCAGTGAGGTTGACATCGTCGATGTACATGCCGCGGCCCACCGGCGCCGGCGTTGTGGTCGCACCAGTGGGATCATAGCCGAACAAGATGCCAATGCGGACATTGTCGCCCGGCTGCAGGACGCCGTCGGCGCCGGTCAGCAACACATTGCCAGGCACCACGACATTCACCCAGTTGGGGTTGGGATTGGCAGCGCCGGCATAAGCGGCCACATTGGTGCCGGCCGCAAAGCCCTCGGCCTCCATCGTGGAGGAGCCGCTCTCGCCGCCGTTGTCCGAGAACACGGTGTTGGCGCCGGCCGTCAGCGTGATGTCATCCAACGCGAAAATGGCGCCAGCTTCCACGAACCCGAAATCGCCAAATTCACCAAAACGAATCTTGATGATCTTGCCGGCATAGGCGTCGAGATTGACCGTATGGGTTTTCCAGGTTGAGGTGCCGCCACCCGGGCTGCCATTCGGCCCATCAAAAGAAGCGACCGAGCGATAGCTCACGAAGTTGTCATCCTTCGTGAACACGTCGACTTTGTTGTAATCGAAATCGATTTCCGACACCGATTTGTACATGAAGCTCAGCGTAATCGGAGTCGCAGCGCCAGTGAGATCGATTTCAGGCGTGGTCAGGTATTGCCGGCTGAACACGTCGTACGGGGGCACGCCGGGATTTTCCATCACCCAACTGCTGGTGCCGGCGCCGGGATCGGTGGTGCTGAAGGCCCACAGGGCATCGTCAAGACCAAGATAGACGTACAGCCGGTTGGCCGACAACGCCGCGTCCCAATCGAGCCAAAAGTCGAGGGTCAGACGCGCAATCGGGTCGCCTGCGGCGGTCTGGGTGGGGATGGTGAATGGCGGCGACATCAGCATGTCGGTGCTGAGTGCCGTCACCGTGGTCTCGTGCCAACTGGTGGAGGCGCTGCGAAAATTGGTCTTGTTGACTTCCCAATCGCTGCGATCCTCGTCGGCATGGCCGGAGGCTTGCGTGCGGATGCCCCAGCTTGCGCCTGCTTGCCAGGGGGCTTTGCCGCCTTCGAAATCATCGAAGAAGATCACATCCTGGGCGGCATTGGTTTGATGGCGGTTTGACTTGGCGGAGAAGTTGGCGGCGGCCTCATCGATCTTGATCGGTTTCATTTGAAACCGGTCCATGTCTTTCTTCGACATGAGCTTGATCGGGGTGGCGTTCGCCTGCGGGGCTTTCTGCTTGGCGTCGTGCGCGGCGAGCAGCCCCAAACCGCAGAGAAAAACCGTCAAGATCAGAACGACGAACTTCCGTTGCATAAACAACCTCCCTAAGCGATTAATGAATTGAACGGTTGTTTAAAATGGCAGTCGGTGCAGCACGGGTTGCAAGCTTGCGGGCATCGCCTCCTTTCTGATCCGGTTGATCCGGCGAGCCATTTCGCCGCGCCGCATGGCAATGGCGTCAGCCGCGCCGATCGGCGGGCGCAAAAATGACTCGGACATTAGATCGTTGGTGCGTGTGAGGTATTGAATGCCGATGGAGATAAGACAGACAGGTTGTGTTCGAGTGGAGGCAGGGTGTCGCTGGGCGCGGCCGCCGGGGTGGGCAGCAGGCAGTCAAGCACATCAAACCGTCGTGGTGCAGCCTCGTAATGGGAATCACGCAACTAACCCTCATCCTCCGTCCCCTCGCGTTTAGGGGATGGTCCAGACTCGTGAATTCTTACGACTGTCACGGGTGTTCGTGCGAGCGCGCTGAATTTTGAACGGGCAAATATGAACAAACGATTCGAGAATGTCAAGACGATTCTTCCCGCGCCTGCGACTGCAGTGATGGGGTGATTGAACCTGCCACCCTGTGCAAGAAATGGTGCTGCTCCCCGGTCACGGCCGGCCTGCTCGTCTCCTTCATTCATTGCAAGTTCATTCGTTGCAAGGCAAACACTTGCAACACCGAGAAAACCGCGCTGACATGGCGGGAGAATATTTTCCAAACCCGACATTCGGTTAGCTCCGTTTTCTCCCCGCAATTTTCTTGGTTTGCGGTTGGGCCGCCTGGCGATGGCGCCGCGGCAACGCGCGGAATCCCCTGCTTGCATTCCCAGTTTTTTTTTCTATATTTGACGCCTGTTTGAGTTCACGCGCAGCGTGCCCGGTTCATTCCGCAAAAAAACGGCAAGCCCGGTCTCGTGCCTGCCGGAAGTGGCCGGAAGCCAGGCGTTGCGACAACCGCATGGCACGAGCCGACCGCAATCATTCTCACAATCATCATGGCTGAAAAAGAGTACCTTGTCGTCAAGGGAGCGCGGGAGCACAACCTCAAAAACATCGACGTTGAAATTCCCCGCAACAAACTGGTGGTGATCACCGGACTGTCCGGTTCGGGGAAATCCTCGCTCGCTTTTGATACCATCTATGCCGAGGGCCAGCGCCGCTACGTCGAATCGCTCTCGGCCTACGCCCGCCAATTCCTGGGCTTGATGGAAAAGCCCGACCTCGATTACATCGAAGGCCTGTCGCCCGCCATCTCCATCGAACAAAAGAGCAGCAGCCGCAATCCGCGCTCGACGGTGGGTACGGTCACCGAAATCTATGACTATCTGCGCCTTCTGTTCGCGCGCATCGGCGTGCCGCATTGCTACAATTGCGGCAAGGTCATCGAGCGCCAGACGGTGCAGCAAATGGTCGACGCCATTTTGGCGCTGCCGGCCGGCACCAAGTTTCAGGTGCTGGCGCCGGTGGTGCGCGGCCGCAAAGGCGAATACCGCGAAATCTTCGACACTGCCCGGCGCGAAGGCTACGTGCGCGTGCGCGTCGACGGCGAAGTGAAAGATCTGGCCGGCGAGATCAAGCTCGACAAGAACAAGAAGCACAACATCGAAATCGTCGTGGACCGGCTGCTCAACGAGTCCGGCATCAAGACGCGGCTGACGGATTCGCTGGAGACGGCGTTGCATCTCGCCAACGGGCTGGTGTTGATCGAGGTGATGAACCAGCGCGAGATTCTGTTCTCCGAGCATTTTGCCTGCGCCGAATGCGGCATTTCCGTCGAAGAGCTGGCGCCGCGGCTGTTCTCGTTCAATGCGCCGCACGGCGCCTGCCCGACTTGCAACGGCTTGGGCACCACCATGGAGGTCGATCCCGACATGGTCGTGACCAACCCCAGCCTTTCGATCCGCGACGGCGCGTTGGAGGTGTGGGGCGACAACCAGGAAGGCTGGTATTGGGAACAGCTCAAAGCGGTGAGCCGCGCCTACGATTTCTCGCTCGATACGGCCTGGGGCCAGCTCAAAAAAGCGCAGCAGCGGGTGGTGCTCTACGGTTCCGGCGACCGCGAGCTGAAATTCAGCTATGCCAGCGGCAACGGCCGCATGCAGGCGCAATTCACCGGCAAATTCGAAGGCATCATTCCGAATCTGCAGCGCCGCTACGTGCAGACGGATTCGCAATACATCCGCACGTGGATCGAGGGTTTCATGAACAAGAAGCCCTGCGCGGCCTGCAACGGCGCGCGGCTGCGGCCCGAGGCGCTGGCGGTCAAGATCCGGCAGCACAACATCTTCGCTGTCACCCGCATGACGGTGCGCGCCGCCAATGAATTCTTCAACCGCCTCGAGCTGAGCGCGCGCGAGCAGAAGATTGCCCATCAAATTCTCAAGGAAGTGCGCGAACGCCTGGGCTTTCTCGTCAATGTCGGTTTGGACTATCTCACGCTGCATCGCGACGCCGGTTCACTCTCCGGCGGCGAAGCGCAACGCATCCGCCTCGCCACCCAGATCGGCTCGCAACTCGTGGGCGTGCTCTACATTCTCGATGAACCGTCCATCGGTCTGCATCAACGGGACAACCGCAAGCTGATCGACACCCTGGTGCGGCTGCGCAATCTCGGCAACACCGTCATCGTGGTGGAACATGATCATGAAACCATCGAGTCGGCGGACTGGGTGATTGACTTGGGCCCGGGCGCGGGCAAGGAAGGCGGCCGGGTGGTGGCGGCCGGCCCGCCCGCGGCGATCGCGCAGGACACCCGCTCGCTCACCGGCGATTATCTCTCCGGCCGCAAATACATCGCCGTTCCCTTGCAGCGCCGGCCCGGCAACGGCGCATTTTTGGAACTGACGGGCGCGCAGGGCAACAATCTCAAAAACGTTGAAGTCGAATTTCCGCTGGGGCTGTTGACCTGCGTGACCGGCGTTTCCGGCTCGGGGAAATCGACGTTGATCAATGAAACGCTGTATCGCGTGCTGGCGCGCGAGTTGAATCAGGCCAAGCAGCAGCCGCTGCCGTTCCGCGGCATCCGCGGCCTGCAGCATCTTGACAAGGTCATCGACATCGATCAGTCGCCCATCGGCCGCACGCCGCGCAGCAATCCCGCCACTTACACGGGATTGTTCACCGAGATTCGCGATCTCTTCACGCAGACCCAGGAGGCCAAGATTCGCGGCTACAAGCCCGGCCGCTTCAGCTTCAATGTCAAGGGCGGGCGTTGCGAGAACTGCGAGGGCGACGGCATCATCAAAATCGAGATGCACTTTCTGCCGGACGTCTACGTCACCTGCGAAGCTTGCAAGGGCAAGCGTTATAACCGCGAGACGCTCGAAATTAAGTACAAGGGCAAATCCATCGCCGAGGTGCTGGACATGACGGTGGAGGAGGCGCTGGATTTCTTCCAACACATTCCGACGTTGAAACGGCGGCTGCAGACGCTGCACGACGTCGGCCTCGGTTACATTCATCTCGGCCAGCAAGCCACGACGCTCTCCGGCGGGGAGGCCCAGCGTGTCAAGCTGGCCACCGAGCTTTCGCGGGTGGCCACCGGCCGCACCATCTACATTCTTGATGAACCCACCACCGGTTTGCATTTTGAAGATGTCAAAATGCTGCTCAACGTGTTGAACCGTCTGGTGGACATGGGCAACAGCGTGATCGTGATCGAGCATAATCTCGATGTGATCAAGACCGCGGACTACCTCATCGATCTCGGACCGGAGGGGGGCGATAACGGCGGCCGCGTGGTTGCCACCGGCACGCCGGAGCAGGTGGCGCAGGTTGCCGACTCTTACACCGGCGCGTTTCTCGGCAAGATTTTGCGGGAAGGCCGGCGCGAAGCCCGCACGGTCAGTGCGGGGCCGGCACCGGCCAATGGCCGCCGCGCCTATGTACGCACCGGCTCCGCCGAAGAAGTCGGCTGGAAGAAAAGCCGGCGGTCGCGCGTGCAAGTCGCTTTCGCGGAGGATGACGAAGACGAAACGAGCGAAACGCCCCGCAAGAAGAACGGCATGCCGGCCCGCAAGCCGCGCCGCACCACCCGCAGCCGGGAGTGAAGCCCGGCGCTGAATTCAAAAACCGCAGCAACGCCCATTTTACCACGATCGGAATGAGTCTCTGCGACTCGCCCGGCCCGTTGCCGCACAACTCTTCAGTCAAAGGATCATGCTGCCATGGCAGAGAATGACGTGCTGCACCAGCACACCGCAAGCGCGCTGCAAGCCCGTAAAGCGCAGCCCGCGACGCACCGGGCACTGCTCGGGTTCGATGGCTTCGTCGACGAGATCGTCCGCATTGTTGACAAACGCGAAGCGCTGGACCGCTACTCCCCCCTTCCCAGTATCGCCACCCTGGCCGATCGCGTCGCCGAGGCCGCCGGCAAGAGCACCAATCTCGAACTGGTGGTGCAGCAAATGAAGCTCGGCGGCAACGGCCCGATCATGGCCAATGCCCTGGCCGCTTTCGGGGTGGCGGTGACCTACATCGGCAATCTCGGTTATCCCAACGTCCATCCGGTGTTTCAGGAGCTGACCCGGCGGGCACACGTAATTTCCATTGCCGAACCCGGCCACACCGATGCCATCGAATTCGAAGACGGCAAACTCATGCTGGGCAAGATCGCCTCGCTCAATGACATTACCTGGGAGAATCTGGTCGCGCGCGTCGGGCAGGAACAACTGCTGCGCTACCTGCAGGAATCCAGCCTGCTCGGTTTGGTGAATTGGACCATGATTCCCTACTTGTCGGACATCTGGCAGCATTTTTTGAAGGATCTCTGCCCGCACTTGACGCACCGGCCGCTGGTGTTCTTTGACCTCGCCGATCCCGCCAAACGCCTCACTGAAGACATTCACGCTGCGCTACACCTGCTCTCGCGCTTCGAACAGTATTTTCACGTCATTCTCGGCGTGAACGAGAAGGAGAGCTACGAGCTGGCCGAGGTGCTCGGCATTCACGTGAAATATCAAACGCCGGAAGCCGTGGAAAAAATTGCGGTCGAGATGCGGGCCAAGCTGGGTATCGGCACGGTGGTGGTGCATCCACGGGAATATGCCGTGGCGGCCACCGAAGATGAGTTTGCCCGGGTCACCGGCCCGTTCACGCCGAAACCGTTGATCTCCACCGGCGGCGGTGATCATTTCAATGCCGGCTTTTGCCTGGGCGCGCTGCTGCAATTGCCGCTGGCTTCGTGTTTGTTGACCGGTGTCGCGACGTCGGGTTTCTATGTGCGCACGGCGCAGAGTCCGGCGGTCGACCAGCTTGTAGAGTTCATGCAGAATTGGCCGGCGTGAGGTTTCGGTAAGGTTCAGTCAAGGCTCGGCCTTGACTTGCGAGAGTGTGAAACTGAAAGCGTGGACTGAATCATCATTGAGGAGTTTTGCACAACCTCCGAATGCGATGGCCCAGCCATCGCGGAACGGATACAAGAAGCGCGGGGTGTTCAGTCAAGGTTTGGCCTTGACTTTCGAGGGCGCGAGTTCGAAGGCGCGGACCAAATTCTCGTTAGTGGGTGTTGCGCAACCTTCGAACGCGATGGCCCAGCCATCGCGGAGCGGATACAAGAAGCGATGGCCCAGCCATCGCTGAACGAATGCATAAAACGACGGCCCGGCCGTCGTTGAAACACTTTACCCCTGTTCCGTCACAATGTCCACCTCTCCACATGTCCTGCTGCTCGGCGTCGGCGCTTTTGCGCATGCCGTCATGCGCATCTTGCGCGAAAACGGCGCCCGCGTGAGCTGCTATTTGACGCGCAGCTACGGCCATTACGGCCCCTCGCTCGAAGGCGAAGTCTATCCCGCCTCCTACTTCCCCAGCCCGGTGCGCTTCGTGCGCGACAAGAAAGTCGATTTGTTGATTCCGATGTCGATCGACTGGCTGCAGCAGCCCTGGACGGAAGAGTTGCTGTCGCTCGCGATTCCCATCTTCTCGCCGGCGGGCGAGGCCATGCGCCTCGAACGCGAGCGGGATTGGGCGCGCCAGCTCTGCCTGCAGTTCGGCATTCCCTTTCCGGTTTCTTATGTTGCCCGCAACCGGCTGGAGGCCGAAGCAATCCTCCAGCAGGATCCGCGACCCTACGTCATCAAGAATCCCTTGTGCTCGCCCACCAGCCCCATTCACACCATTGTTTGCGAAAGCGTCGAGGACACCCGGCATTGGCTGGAGCGCCTGGATTACGCGGAAGGCGTTTTTTTGCAGGAATACATGGGGCGCGCGGAGGCCGGCCACATTGCCGTGGTGAGCCACGGTGAAATTCACTCGCTGGTGACGAATCAGGAATACAAACGCGCGTTTGACGGCAATATGGGCATCGTCGCCGGCGCGCCACTTGGCGGGCTGGCGGAAAAGGATCCGCACGATCGCTACGGCCTGGCGGCGGAGTTGCTGCACCCCTTGTTGCCGTGGTTGCGCGCAACCGGTTTTCACGGCCCGGTGCAAGTCACCGCGGCGCTGCGCGATGGCCGCTGGCACGTGCTGGAATACAATGTGCGCATGGGCGTGACCTCGAC
This genomic window from bacterium contains:
- a CDS encoding T9SS type A sorting domain-containing protein, which translates into the protein MQRKFVVLILTVFLCGLGLLAAHDAKQKAPQANATPIKLMSKKDMDRFQMKPIKIDEAAANFSAKSNRHQTNAAQDVIFFDDFEGGKAPWQAGASWGIRTQASGHADEDRSDWEVNKTNFRSASTSWHETTVTALSTDMLMSPPFTIPTQTAAGDPIARLTLDFWLDWDAALSANRLYVYLGLDDALWAFSTTDPGAGTSSWVMENPGVPPYDVFSRQYLTTPEIDLTGAATPITLSFMYKSVSEIDFDYNKVDVFTKDDNFVSYRSVASFDGPNGSPGGGTSTWKTHTVNLDAYAGKIIKIRFGEFGDFGFVEAGAIFALDDITLTAGANTVFSDNGGESGSSTMEAEGFAAGTNVAAYAGAANPNPNWVNVVVPGNVLLTGADGVLQPGDNVRIGILFGYDPTGATTTPAPVGRGMYIDDVNLTGQTIQDDVAALNVDIPFPIKIGDAVAFTLNVTNSGSNPQSNLQWQGTILNAAGQQVGSVVGRRTDALAPGATAGIASVNTWTPNAPGVYRIRAFTRLANDEDRSNDTTAVATDDPDGFGDARYSPFVVHDGRVLFSSALWNAPASPTPSQLLSRGFQVNSTRSDPGVVTWQTTASALVPAVNLGGAAYKGAYVQFDSLGRPQDEDLIIPNLDFSAITSTAWLTYKSIGVGGFGYTRFSVSVSNNGGASWNDVPGTERVRGVDPQTGQNFGGPAFFTANLRPAVLDITRWAAGYSNVWIRFRYQGINDADWTLWNIAVSGKGIQAATLSSVTDIPNDQGKQVRLTWTRSPNDGGIAGVPITHYGVWRKLGSGAGEKPAGNVVQVADRLSMISLDVTALQAGTRFYDVASATSWDFIGTVLAHSDPDYNYVAPTLADGAQTCFVVSAHTANPLVFANSNEACGTSTDDLPPNAPALSGQAESGRVQLSWTEPDNEEPASYSVYRRLQSASTFGEAIATVTAREYQDTNIEKNTAYVYAVKAKDYGDNVSVFSNEVPVVTTSVAGRPNEVLPTEYALGNNYPNPFNPQTTIDFALPERGRVVLTILNSLGQEIERLVDADMQAGFHKVVWEAKSHTSGVYFYRLTINGYTQMKKMVLMK
- the uvrA gene encoding excinuclease ABC subunit UvrA; amino-acid sequence: MAEKEYLVVKGAREHNLKNIDVEIPRNKLVVITGLSGSGKSSLAFDTIYAEGQRRYVESLSAYARQFLGLMEKPDLDYIEGLSPAISIEQKSSSRNPRSTVGTVTEIYDYLRLLFARIGVPHCYNCGKVIERQTVQQMVDAILALPAGTKFQVLAPVVRGRKGEYREIFDTARREGYVRVRVDGEVKDLAGEIKLDKNKKHNIEIVVDRLLNESGIKTRLTDSLETALHLANGLVLIEVMNQREILFSEHFACAECGISVEELAPRLFSFNAPHGACPTCNGLGTTMEVDPDMVVTNPSLSIRDGALEVWGDNQEGWYWEQLKAVSRAYDFSLDTAWGQLKKAQQRVVLYGSGDRELKFSYASGNGRMQAQFTGKFEGIIPNLQRRYVQTDSQYIRTWIEGFMNKKPCAACNGARLRPEALAVKIRQHNIFAVTRMTVRAANEFFNRLELSAREQKIAHQILKEVRERLGFLVNVGLDYLTLHRDAGSLSGGEAQRIRLATQIGSQLVGVLYILDEPSIGLHQRDNRKLIDTLVRLRNLGNTVIVVEHDHETIESADWVIDLGPGAGKEGGRVVAAGPPAAIAQDTRSLTGDYLSGRKYIAVPLQRRPGNGAFLELTGAQGNNLKNVEVEFPLGLLTCVTGVSGSGKSTLINETLYRVLARELNQAKQQPLPFRGIRGLQHLDKVIDIDQSPIGRTPRSNPATYTGLFTEIRDLFTQTQEAKIRGYKPGRFSFNVKGGRCENCEGDGIIKIEMHFLPDVYVTCEACKGKRYNRETLEIKYKGKSIAEVLDMTVEEALDFFQHIPTLKRRLQTLHDVGLGYIHLGQQATTLSGGEAQRVKLATELSRVATGRTIYILDEPTTGLHFEDVKMLLNVLNRLVDMGNSVIVIEHNLDVIKTADYLIDLGPEGGDNGGRVVATGTPEQVAQVADSYTGAFLGKILREGRREARTVSAGPAPANGRRAYVRTGSAEEVGWKKSRRSRVQVAFAEDDEDETSETPRKKNGMPARKPRRTTRSRE
- a CDS encoding carbohydrate kinase family protein, which codes for MAENDVLHQHTASALQARKAQPATHRALLGFDGFVDEIVRIVDKREALDRYSPLPSIATLADRVAEAAGKSTNLELVVQQMKLGGNGPIMANALAAFGVAVTYIGNLGYPNVHPVFQELTRRAHVISIAEPGHTDAIEFEDGKLMLGKIASLNDITWENLVARVGQEQLLRYLQESSLLGLVNWTMIPYLSDIWQHFLKDLCPHLTHRPLVFFDLADPAKRLTEDIHAALHLLSRFEQYFHVILGVNEKESYELAEVLGIHVKYQTPEAVEKIAVEMRAKLGIGTVVVHPREYAVAATEDEFARVTGPFTPKPLISTGGGDHFNAGFCLGALLQLPLASCLLTGVATSGFYVRTAQSPAVDQLVEFMQNWPA
- a CDS encoding phosphoribosylamine--glycine ligase; translation: MSTSPHVLLLGVGAFAHAVMRILRENGARVSCYLTRSYGHYGPSLEGEVYPASYFPSPVRFVRDKKVDLLIPMSIDWLQQPWTEELLSLAIPIFSPAGEAMRLERERDWARQLCLQFGIPFPVSYVARNRLEAEAILQQDPRPYVIKNPLCSPTSPIHTIVCESVEDTRHWLERLDYAEGVFLQEYMGRAEAGHIAVVSHGEIHSLVTNQEYKRAFDGNMGIVAGAPLGGLAEKDPHDRYGLAAELLHPLLPWLRATGFHGPVQVTAALRDGRWHVLEYNVRMGVTSTQMILRLLANPLEVIAATARNQPVTPRFHDSLQFGCNLTLAGYGYPYISMQGPRLPVRLLEKPTCDIWWNEVAEDATGGLVMTGHRIADIVALAATLPAAIELAYENIRKIKCLSSYYRTDIGMSLWPPGKE